From Camelus dromedarius isolate mCamDro1 chromosome X, mCamDro1.pat, whole genome shotgun sequence, one genomic window encodes:
- the LOC116151523 gene encoding transcription factor SPT20 homolog, producing MQQAVERALDRAEYIIESAQQRPPKRKHSSSGQTSLSEKLYDIYVEECEKEPAIPEELRSNVNLLEKLVRRESLPCLVVNLYPGKEGYSLMLKGKNGSFSESIRLPYEEGELLEYLDAEELPPVLVDLLEKSQVNVFHDGCVIAEIRDYRQSSNREPPGYQSRHILLRPTMQTLACDVEAIASDNQKWTQEDKLLLESQLILATAEPLCLDPSISVACTANRMLYNKQKLNTLPMKRSFKRFSSASLNRQLELYHCSPPPELRVLASCKKIRESKTGEHYGLKNFKAGNCVDTWKQRPCDLAVPSEVDVEKYAKSKKPVTHDDSQPAVRPAHEVQDGSVFGYEAAPQSQATKLTVRQPIDNSLSLGKRSGKEAPWERGLFPPHSPEDGHSKSFVSGLKTDARRVFIGLEELVQESAQCPGQMSPGSGGSAGLRQPSPRKEAEQPKTGWVQSSVLGRGAKPPPPPTRVPWHPGKSSWGDRFTSLQAGSSPASLSPAPAPEPPSKSSVELNGVISLPAATPSQRIPAAAAAAGMAAPCAGLSVTRVAGPGRGGQASGSSSATGATEPAGIPPGHLPPRAGSPSAPRAAPPPRQVQLLLQGARGLRPLALVQLPRGSVLWNSQRGAQQPPPQRLYQLIPERPGQHPSAAGPPLPASQGPRAQSSVGPNTALPAPRAVVLERSRPQGFLQPQALVLSQPGSGQSPPRPNRPQQRARRAAALQLHWRVVQCQVAAATVTATAATPTAPAAPAAQPSPGQQTAGQSQGAVNRGPPGSPKS from the coding sequence ATGCAGCAAGCTGTAGAAAGAGCTTTGGATCGTGCGGAGTACATCATTGAAAGTGCCCAACAGAGACCCCCGAAAAGGAAACACTCATCTAGTGGGCAAACATCTCTCTCGGAAAAACTTTATGACATTTACGttgaagaatgtgaaaaagagcCTGCCATTCCGGAGGAATTGCGAAGCAACGTGAACTTGTTAGAGAAGCTTGTTCGGAGAGAGTCGTTGCCGTGTTTGGTGGTCAACCTGTACCCAGGAAAGGAGGGCTATTCCCTGATGCTCAAGGGAAAAAATGGATCATTTTCGGAGAGCATTCGGCTGCCTTATGAGGAAGGGGAATTACTCGAATACTTGGACGCAGAAGAATTACCCCCTGTTTTGGTGGATCTCCTGGAAAAGTCTCAGGTTAACGTTTTTCACGATGGGTGTGTCATAGCTGAAATCCGGGACTACAGGCAGTCCAGTAACAGGGAACCTCCCGGTTACCAAAGCAGGCATATTCTCTTACGTCCCACGATGCAGACTTTAGCCTGTGATGTAGAGGCCATAGCCAGCGATAACCAGAAATGGACCCAAGAGGACAAACTTTTGCTTGAGAGCCAGCTGATCTTAGCCACAGCTGAACCACTGTGTCTAGACCCTTCCATATCAGTAGCCTGCACTGCCAACAGAATGCTCTATAACAAGCAAAAGCTGAACACTCTCCCCATGAAAAGGAGCTTCAAGAGGTTTTCTTCTGCGTCTCTGAATCGGCAGCTGGAGCTATATCATTGTTCACCTCCTCCAGAGCTAAGAGTACTGGCTTCTTGcaaaaaaataagggaaagtaAAACAGGTGAGCATTATggcctcaaaaattttaaagcaggaaATTGTGTAGATACATGGAAACAGAGACCCTGTGACTTGGCAGTACCTTCTGAAGTGGACGTGGAGAAATACGCTAAAAGTAAGAAGCCTGTCACACATGATGACTCACAGCCAGCGGTCCGGCCAGCCCATGAGGTACAAGATGGTTCTGTATTTGGATATGAGGCTGCCCCTCAGTCCCAGGCCACAAAGCTGACCGTCAGGCAGCCAATTGATAATTCCCTTTCCTTGGGAAAAAGGTCTGGTAAAGAAGCCCCATGGGAGAGAGGCCTGTTCCCCCCCCACTCCCCTGAAGATGGCCATTCCAAGAGTTTCGTGTCGGGTCTAAAGACTGATGCCAGGAGGGTGTTCATTGGGTTGGAGGAACTGGTCCAGGAGAGCGCCCAGTGTCCAGGCCAGATGTCACCTGGCTCTGGTGGCTCAGCCGGTCTCAGGCAACCTTCTCCAAGGAAAGAAGCAGAACAGCCTAAGACTGGGTGGGTTCAGTCTTCAGTGCTGGGCAGGGGAGCCAAACCTCCACCTCCCCCCACGAGAGTTCCCTGGCACCCAGGAAAGAGCTCCTGGGGTGACCGTTTTACTTCGCTGCAGGCGGGTAGCTCTCCTGCGTCTCTGtctccagcccctgctcctgAGCCACCGAGTAAATCCTCTGTGGAGCTGAATGGAGTTATTTCGCTTCCTGCCGCCACCCCATCACAGAGGatccccgccgccgccgcagcagcCGGGATGGCGGCCCCCTGCGCCGGCCTGAGCGTCACCAGAGTGGCGGGCCCTGGTCGCGGAGGCCAGGCCTCGGGGAGCAGCTCCGCCACCGGGGCCACAGAGCCCGCAGGGATCCCGCCGGGCCACCTTCCTCCCCGAGCTGGGTCACCCAGTGCACCGCGGGCTGCTCCTCCTCCAAGGCAGGTTCAACTGCTTTTGCAAGGTGCTCGCGGCCTCAGGCCCTTGGCCCTGGTGCAGCTCCCCCGCGGTTCCGTGCTCTGGAACAGCCAGCGCGGGGCCCAGCAGCCGCCGCCCCAGCGGCTCTACCAGCTGATCCCAGAGCGGCCAGGGCAGCATCCCTCCGCCGCGGGTCCCCCGCTGCCAGCGTCACAGGGTCCGAGGGCACAGAGTTCGGTGGGTCCAAATACAGCCCTCCCTGCGCCGCGAGCCGTGGTCTTGGAGCGCAGCAGACCGCAGGGTTTCCTGCAGCCCCAGGCACTTGTGTTGTCTCAGCCGGGCTCCGGCCAGAGCCCCCCTAGGCCCAACCGCCCTCAGCAGAGGGCCCGGCGCGCCGCTGCTCTGCAGCTGCACTGGAGGGTCGTGCAGTGCCAGGTGGCTGCGGCCACGGTCACGGCCACGGCAGCCACGCCAACGGCCCCGGCGGCCCCGGCAGCTCAGCCCTCGCCCGGCCAGCAGACGGCCGGCCAGTCACAAGGTGCAGTGAATAGAGGCCCGCCAGGCTCTCCCAAGTCCTGA